A region of Rhizobium binae DNA encodes the following proteins:
- the ppsA gene encoding phosphoenolpyruvate synthase yields the protein MAGENEQVIWFEHLRRTDVARVGGKNASLGEMIQDLTPKGIAVPAGFATTAEAYWHYVDANGIRDKIAALIGDWQQGKAGLAETGAAIRKLFLRGEWPDDLAAAIQIAYAALSRRMDVDEIAVAVRSSATAEDLADASFAGQQESFLNIRGKRALLDACRRCYASLFTDRAISYRQTKGFEHLKVALSIGVQQMVRSDRAGSGVMFSIDTETGFNKIVLINAAWGLGENVVQGAVDPDEYQVFKPFLDSHALSPIIARKCGTKAKKMILGSLEEPTRNVPTSRSERISFVLDDQAILRLARWASLIEAHYGCPMDIEWARDGESGNLFIVQARPETVQSTQRAGILKSYKVRHRGRTLVEGLAIGDAVASGRVCMIETADDIDRFIDGSILVTATTDPDWVPIMKRAAAIVTDHGGRTSHAAIVSRELGLPAVVGTGKATLLLHTGAEVTVSCAEGDQGFVYEGLAEYEAETLDVNDLPATRTQVMLNLANPGTALRWWRLPADGVGLARMEFVISNAIRIHPMALVHFDRLKDRAAKDQIAVLTQGYEDKSDYFVDNLARGLARIAAVVHPNPAIVRLSDFKTNEYAGLLGGAEFEPKEENPMLGFRGASRYYSPRYREGFALECRAIRKLRNEIGFTNVVVMVPFCRSVAEAEKVLQVMAENGLKRGDDGLEIYVMCEIPSNVILAGDFARHFDGFSIGSNDLTQLTLGVDRDAGDLADLFDEQDPAVKWMISHVITEAGKAGAKIGICGQAPSDYPDFAAFLVECGINSISVTPDSFVAVKRRVAEAERR from the coding sequence ATGGCGGGCGAGAACGAACAAGTGATCTGGTTTGAGCATCTTCGGCGCACCGACGTCGCCCGGGTCGGCGGCAAGAATGCCTCGCTGGGTGAAATGATCCAGGATCTGACCCCAAAAGGCATAGCGGTCCCGGCGGGTTTCGCGACGACAGCCGAGGCCTATTGGCATTATGTCGATGCCAACGGCATCCGCGACAAGATTGCAGCACTGATCGGGGACTGGCAGCAGGGCAAGGCGGGCCTCGCCGAAACCGGGGCAGCCATCCGCAAGCTCTTCTTGCGGGGTGAGTGGCCCGATGATCTGGCCGCTGCCATCCAGATCGCCTATGCGGCGCTTTCCCGCCGCATGGACGTCGACGAAATCGCAGTCGCGGTGCGCTCGAGCGCGACTGCGGAGGACCTTGCGGACGCAAGTTTCGCAGGACAGCAGGAGAGTTTTCTCAATATCCGCGGCAAGCGGGCGCTTCTGGATGCCTGCCGCCGCTGCTACGCCTCGCTTTTCACTGACCGGGCAATCTCTTACCGGCAGACCAAAGGCTTCGAGCACCTGAAGGTAGCCCTTTCGATCGGCGTCCAGCAGATGGTCCGGTCCGACCGGGCCGGATCCGGTGTCATGTTCTCCATCGACACCGAGACCGGCTTCAACAAGATCGTGCTTATCAATGCCGCCTGGGGCCTTGGGGAGAATGTCGTCCAGGGCGCTGTCGATCCTGATGAATATCAGGTGTTCAAGCCTTTTCTCGACAGCCACGCCCTATCGCCCATCATCGCCCGCAAATGCGGCACGAAGGCGAAGAAGATGATCCTCGGATCGCTGGAGGAACCCACCCGCAATGTTCCCACCTCGCGATCCGAGCGGATAAGTTTCGTGCTTGATGACCAGGCGATCCTGCGGCTCGCACGCTGGGCGTCGCTTATCGAAGCGCATTATGGTTGCCCGATGGATATTGAATGGGCGCGCGATGGCGAGAGCGGCAACCTGTTCATCGTCCAGGCGCGGCCTGAGACCGTTCAGTCCACACAGCGGGCAGGCATCCTCAAGAGTTACAAGGTCAGGCACCGGGGACGAACATTGGTCGAAGGTCTGGCGATCGGCGATGCCGTCGCCTCCGGTCGTGTCTGCATGATCGAAACAGCCGACGATATCGATCGCTTCATCGACGGATCGATATTGGTAACGGCGACGACCGACCCCGACTGGGTGCCGATTATGAAGCGAGCTGCAGCAATCGTCACCGACCATGGAGGGCGCACCTCACATGCCGCAATCGTCAGCCGCGAACTTGGCCTGCCCGCGGTGGTGGGAACCGGCAAGGCGACGCTGCTATTGCATACGGGCGCGGAGGTTACGGTCTCATGTGCCGAGGGCGACCAAGGCTTCGTTTATGAGGGGCTGGCCGAGTACGAGGCCGAAACGCTTGATGTCAATGATCTGCCCGCAACACGCACCCAGGTCATGCTGAACCTCGCAAACCCCGGAACCGCCCTCCGCTGGTGGCGGCTGCCCGCCGATGGCGTCGGCCTTGCCCGCATGGAATTCGTCATCAGCAACGCCATCCGCATTCATCCGATGGCGCTCGTCCATTTCGACCGGTTGAAGGACCGAGCCGCCAAAGACCAGATTGCGGTCCTTACCCAGGGCTACGAAGACAAATCCGACTATTTCGTCGACAATCTCGCGCGCGGTCTCGCCCGCATCGCGGCGGTCGTTCACCCCAATCCCGCCATCGTTCGGCTGAGCGATTTCAAGACAAACGAATATGCGGGGCTTCTGGGAGGAGCCGAATTCGAGCCGAAGGAAGAGAACCCGATGCTCGGCTTCCGTGGAGCATCCCGTTATTATTCGCCGCGCTATCGCGAGGGTTTTGCGCTCGAATGCCGTGCGATCCGCAAGTTGCGAAACGAAATCGGCTTTACCAACGTCGTCGTCATGGTCCCGTTCTGTCGATCGGTGGCGGAGGCGGAGAAGGTGCTGCAGGTCATGGCGGAAAATGGCCTGAAGCGCGGGGATGACGGGCTGGAGATCTACGTGATGTGCGAGATCCCGTCCAACGTCATCCTGGCGGGGGATTTCGCACGCCACTTCGACGGTTTTTCCATCGGCTCGAACGATCTTACCCAGCTGACGCTCGGCGTCGACCGTGATGCCGGCGATCTTGCCGATCTCTTCGACGAACAGGATCCGGCCGTGAAATGGATGATTTCCCACGTCATCACCGAAGCCGGAAAGGCTGGCGCCAAGATCGGCATCTGCGGCCAGGCCCCAAGCGACTATCCCGACTTCGCCGCCTTCCTCGTCGAATGCGGGATCAACAGCATTTCCGTCACGCCCGACAGTTTCGTCGCGGTCAAACGCAGGGTGGCGGAGGCGGAGCGGCGATAA